The sequence CGCCTCGGCGACATCATCGTCGCCTATCGCCGCGACAAGTCGCCGGTCTACGCCCGCGACCTGAAGGCCGACGGCGCCATGGCTGTCCTGCTCAAGGACGCCATGCAGCCGAATCTGGTGCAGACGCTGGAGAACAACCCGGCCTTCGTCCATGGCGGCCCGTTCGCCAACATCGCCCATGGCTGCAACTCGGTCGTCGCCACCACCACGGCGCTGAAGCTCGCCGACTATGTCGTCACCGAAGCCGGCTTCGGCGCCGACCTCGGTGCTGAAAAATTCTTCGACATCAAGTGCCGCAAGGCGGGTCTGAAGCCGGCGGCGGCGGTCATCGTCGCCACCGTGCGCGCCATGAAGATGAATGGCGGTGTCAAGAAGGAAGACCTCGGCAAGGAAAACATCGAGGCGGTGAAGAAGGGCTGCGCCAATCTCGGCCGCCACATCGAAAACATCCGCCAGTTCGGCGTGCCGGCGGTGGTTGCCATCAACCACTTCTATTCCGACACCGACGCCGAAATCCAGGCGATGAAGGACTATGTCGCCTCGATGGGCGAAGAGGCGATCCTGTGCAAGCACTGGGCCAAGGGCTCGGCCGGCATCGAGGAACTCGCCAACAAGGTGGTGGCACTGGCCGAATCCGGCGCCTCGCAATTCGCGCCGCTCTATCCCGACGCCATGCCGCTGTTCGAGAAGATCAACACCATCGTCCAGCGCATCTATCGCGGCTCGGAAGCGATCGCCGACAAGTCGGTGCGCGACCAATTGCACGCCTGGGAGCAGGCCGGCTACGGCCATCTGCCAGTGTGCATGGCCAAGACCCAGTACTCCTTCTCGACCGACCCGAACCTGCGCGGCGCGCCGACCGGCCACACCGTGCCGGTGCGCGAGGTCAGGCTTTCGGCGGGCGCCGGCTTCGTCGTCATCATCTGCGGCGAGGTCATGACCATGCCCGGCCTGCCCAAGGCGCCGTCCTCGGAAAAGATCTTCCTCAACGAGATGGGCCAGATCGAAGGGTTGTTCTGAGAGTCAGGCGTCCGTCGCCAAGTTAGAGACGGTCTTTGGCAGATCAGGTCTTCGCCTGATCTGCTCCCATTTGGCCAATAGCTCCGACTGACACCTTCACGAATCTGTCCAGCATGGCAAAGAACACGTCAAGGCTAAAGCCGAATATAAAGCAAAGTGCAAACAAGCTAAATCCAATATTCGCGAGATCTGTTCCAAACCGCGTGTCCGGAACCCAAAACCAAGCTAGAACCATGCCTGACAGGGCTCCGAGAACAATACGGTGGAAAATGCGCGATTTGCTTGGATCAGGAACGAGGGGATCCAGGATCATACGCAGATAGAAAATGGTTGCACCAATCGCCCCATACAAGCCAGGAAGAATCCACATCGCGTAGGGTGCAATCAAGCCACTTACACTCGAAGCCAATTCGTCCATGCTTGGGATATAGGACGGCCCATATTTTATCGACTCAAAGCAATTATTATATATATTTGCGTAGAAATATTCTTTAGCAACATTGGCGAAATAGTTATAGTGCATGACATCGTCTATAAATCTTACCTGGTCTCTTATAAGATTTTCGGCATCGATTTTCTGAGCACAAAAAGGGCTCTTGTTATAGAGACCCAGCTCGGAAAGCACTGCAACAATGGGCTGAGGGAGAGGTGAAACGGGAACCGCACCATTTTGTGCTGGATTTGGGCCAGGCAAAGAGGCCGGATTTTGTTTTTGCAGCCAAATTAGAGTATCAGAATCTGCGACATTCAGATATCTTTGAAAAGCATAGTAGTAATATAAGAAAAGTTTCGCGCCTATAATTGGGAAACTAGCCTGATCACTATATTTCTCAACCCGACCTGATACCTGAGAGAGCTGCAGGTCAAGTTCTCTAAGATCGTCGAATACTTGGAAATACGCTTGCAAACCAAGCGACTGGCTCTCCAAAGATCCGCTTTTCGAAGCCGAATTTGCAATCTCTTTACGGGCCGCGAGCAGTTGCCGCGAAAGCTGGCCGAATCGCCTGTCAGGATGGGAGACGGACAGCACGCGTATTTCAGATAAAAGGCTTACGCCATTGTTGTATATCTGAGAGAGATGACCTGCAAGAACCATGATTGTGACTGAGAAAACGAGAAGAAAGATAAGTTTCTTCTGACTCCGCTTGGTGTCGCCTGGCCCAGCCATTTCGCAATTCTAGTAGGGTAGAAAATGGCACGGACTCCATTGCTTTGTTCAATTGACGCCTAAGGACTTCGACCTCTGACGCGCCTAATTTTTTCTCAGGCAGTATATCAACTGCTCCAATAGAAGCATTAAGCTCGTTATCCTTGATGATTCCGGCTTGCGCGGCGTATATCGAAATGAGTCGAGCATCGTTTAACCATCCTTGGATGATTGTGTCGTCTGTTTCAACACGCTTCGACAAGACCCACCTCCGAGTTTATCCAAGCGTGCCTTGCACATAACCATATTGCGAAGGACATCCACATGGGTATCCGGGCGGTCCCGGCGGCTGCGCCCAACACCAGAAATATGGCGTGTAGCAGACTGTACCTGGAGCATGCGGAGGGACTTGAGCAAAAGCAGGCCAAGGAAGAACGGCCGCAACAGCAGCCAGCGTCCCGGCAATCACTATCCACAATACACGCGCTTTCAATTGCTAGCCCCACTGTCTACCAATCGAAGCTCCATTAGAACCCAAACATATGCTCGTGGCAAGTTGATAGCGCGCATGCATGAAATACCGTTCTTTTGCCTCAAATTTTCTTCTTCTTTTCTGTTGATCCTCTTCATTGAAACGATGGAGAAAATTTGCCCCGTTCAGCGCAATTGCTTGAATCGAAATGATTTCTCCAATTGAGGACCAGATCGAAGATCGGTCTGGAGACTCTTGGGCGCCACCGGCAACAAAGGGCGCCGCAGCGATGCGGCGCCCTTTTTGTTTGGGGGATGACCTTACGCCGCGTTGCGCGCCAGCGCCCGCTGGTTGGACGCGTAGATCGTGTCGCGCTCCGGTAAGGCGCCGGTCTTCAGGCACTCGACCCATTCTGCGGTCTTGAGCACCGCGGCGAAGCGCGACTGCAGGATAACAGTCACCACGCGGTGGATCTCCTTGGCCGAGGCATAGCCGGCGCTGTTGGCATAAGGCACCGAGCCGGTCGCATCCGACAGGAACTCGACGGCAAAGCCCATATGGACGGCATGGATGATGGTCGACAGGTCGCAATTATGCGTCATGTAGCCGACCACCGTGAGCGTATCGATGGCGTTGGCGCGCAGCCACGCTTCGAGGTCGGTGCCGGTGAAGGCCGAGGGCAGCATCTTCTCGACATAATGGTCTCGGCCACGCCTGGCGATTTCCGGATGCAGCTCGCCGCCATGGCTCCCCTTGGCGAAGATCGGCGAGGTCTCCGGCGCCATCTGTTTGATAACAACCACCTTGATGCCGGCGGCGGCAGCCGCATCCATAGCGCGCGCCACATTGACGACGCTGTCGCGGAACGGCGGATGCTGGATTGCCAGGTTGCCGCCATCATAGTCGTTCTGGACATCGACGACGATCAGCGCGCGGCGCGGCGTAGTGTTGGCTGGGGCAGACATGGTGTTTTCCTTTCAGGCTTGAATGCGATGGGCGGAAAATAGGCTGGCCGGCGACCGACCAAAAGTGGCCCGATTGACATCATTCGAAAGAATTGGGACAATCCACTTCCCTCACTGGAAACGCCCATGACCGCCCCGATCATCGCCGTGCTCGCCTTCGACGGCATCAGCCCGTTCCATCTGTCCGTGCCTTGCCTGGTGTTCGGCGCCGACCGCACCAGGCTCGGCCTGCCGCGCTTCGACTTCCGTGTCTGCGGGGTCGAGCAAGGCATGATCCAGACCGATGCCGGGCTGAGCATCCTTGTCCCGCACGGCCTGTCCGCGCTCGACGATGCCGACATCATCATCATCCCGAGCTGGAAGGATCTCGGAGCGCCTCTGGCCAGGCCGCTCAACGAAGCGCTCGACCGCGCGCACCGGCGCGGGGCGCTGATCGTCGGCCTGTGTCTCGGCACCTTTGCCATCGCCGCCGCTGGCCTGCTTTCGGGGCGGAAGGCGACCACGCACTGGGCCTATACCGACCAGCTGCACGCCCTGCACCCCGACATTTCGATCGATGCCGACGTGCTCTATGTCGATGATGGCGACATCGTCACCTCGGCCGGCGTCGCTGCCGGACTGGATTGCTGCCTGCATATCGTGCGCGCCCGCTTTGGCGCGGAAGTGGCACTGCGGCTCGCCCGCCACATCGTGCTCTCACCCCACCGCCAAGGCGGACAGGCGCAGTTCATCGAACGCCCCGTGGCAAAGAGCGCTGACGCCGACCGCTTCACCCAGGCCCTCGACGCGGTGCGCGCTACACTCGGCGAGACCCACAGCCTCGACAGCGTTGCCGACGCCGCCGGCCTGACACGGCGCACCTTCACCCGCCGCTTCCAGAAATCGATCGGCACCAGTTTTGGCGATTGGCTGACCAGCCAGCGCATCGCACTGGCGCAACGCCTGCTGGAAGCCACGGAGAAATCGATGGACATCGTCGCCTTCGAAGCAGGCTTCGGCAGCGCCACCTCGCTGCGCCAGCATTTCGCCGCGAGGCTGAGAACATCGCCGGCGCAATATCGACGCCAGTTTTCCAGGCGTACGGACCAGGGCAAGCGCATGGCGCACGCCTGATCGCTTCAGCCGCGCTTGACCGCCCGCGCCGGATTGCCGACCACCGTCATGTTCGCGGGCACATCACGCGTCACCACCGCACCGGCGCCGACGATGGCGCCCTCGCCGATGCTGACGCCGCCAAGGATGATGGCGCTGCCGCCGATCCAGGCATGGGGACCGATCTCGACCGGCCTGGCGATCTCCAGTCCCGCTTGCCGGCCGGCAGCCTCCTTGTGGTGCTCGGCGCAGTAGATCTGCACATTGGGGCCAAGCAGCGTTCCCTTGCCGATGCGCACGCTTGCCGTGTCGAGGATGGTGCAGCTGGCGTTGAGGAACGCGCCATCGCCGAGAACGATGTTGAAGCCGTAGGCGCAGTGGAACGGCGCCTCGATGCGAGCACCCTCGCCCACGCCGCCGAGCAATGCCTTCAGGCCAGGCCCGAGATTTTCGCGCTGCCTCGGCGGCAATGAATTGTGCTCGAAGACCGCGTCGCGCGCCGTGACGCGCAGCGCCTCCAACTCATCATCGAGGCAAGTGTACCATTCGCCGGCCGCCATCTTCGCGCGCTCGTTTCCAGCCATGGCGGGTCTCCAATTGACGTCGTTGCAAAGCATAGTTGCGTCCAGTAGAAAAGCGCCAATCCGAGTACTGGTCAAATATCGGACCTATGGTAGCCTGCCCTCTCAAGGCGTCCTTGCCGGGTGATCGAGGGGGATCAACATGCTCTATCTTCTTGCACTTCTGATCGGCGTCATTGCCGGTCTGCGCGCCATGACCGCGCCGGCCGCGGTCGCCTGGGGCGCGTATCTCGGCTGGCTGCCGGTTGCCGACAGCTGGGCGAGCTTCATGAGCCATTGGGCCGCCGTCGGCATCTTCACCATCCTCGCCATCGTCGAGCTGGTCACCGATCAGTTGCCGTCAACGCCAAGCCGTAAGGTGCCGCAGCAGTTCGGCGCCCGCATCATCATGGGCGCCTTCACCGGCGCGGTGATTGGCGCAACGGGTGGTTCCACCATCGTCTGCCTGATCTCCGGCGCTATCGGCGCGGTCATCGGTACGCTTGGCGGCGCCGAAGCGCGCGGCCGGCTGGCGGCGGCCTTCGGCAAGGATCCGCCCGCCGCCTTCATCGAGGACGCGGTGGCGATCATCGGCGGCCTGCTGATCGTGGCGGCGGTGGCATGACGGCAAAAACTTTCGACGCCATCATCATTGGCGCTGGCCAGGCCGGCACACCGCTCGCCGGCAGGCTGAACGCAGCCGGCATGAGCGTGGCGCTGATCGAGCGCAAGCTGGTCGGCGGCACCTGCGTCAACACCGGTTGCATCCCGACCAAGACGATGGTGGCGAGCGCCTATGCCGCGCATCTGGCGCGGCGCGCCGCCGACTATGGCGTGACGCTCAGTGGCCCTGTCGGCGTCGACTATAAGGCGATCAAGGCGCGCAAGGACAAGGTTTCGGGCGCCTCCCGCACCGGGCTGGAAAGCTGGATCGCCGGCATGGACAAATGCACGCTCTATCGTGGCCATGCGCGCTTCGAATCCGCCAACACGGTGCGCGTCGGCGACGAGCTTCTGACCGCCGAAAAAATCTTCCTCAACACTGGCGGCCGCGCCTCTGTGCCCGACCTTCCCGGCATCCACGACATCGACTACCTGACCAACTCCTCGATGATGGATCTCGACGTCTTGCCGCGCCATCTGATCGTCGTCGGCGGCAGCTACATCTCGCTCGAATTCGCGCAGATGTTCCGCCGTTTCGGCAGCGAAGTCACCGTCATCGAGAAGAGCCCGCGCCTGACCGGACGCGAGGACGAGGACGTCTCGGCCACCATCCTGTCCATCCTCGAAAATGAAGGCATCGCGGTCCATGTCGGCGCTGATGACATCGGCTTCGCCAAACAG is a genomic window of Mesorhizobium huakuii containing:
- a CDS encoding formate--tetrahydrofolate ligase; the protein is MAEVKSDIEIARAAKKKQIQEIGQKIGIPTEHLLPYGHDKAKISAEFIKSVKGNKDGRLILVTAINPTPAGEGKTTTTVGLGDGLNRIGKKAIVCIREASLGPNFGVKGGAAGGGYAQVVPMEDMNLHFTGDFHAITTAHNLLSALIDNHIYWGNELGIDTRRVVWRRVMDMNDRALREMICSLGGVANGFPREGGFDITVASEVMAILCLSTDLKDLEKRLGDIIVAYRRDKSPVYARDLKADGAMAVLLKDAMQPNLVQTLENNPAFVHGGPFANIAHGCNSVVATTTALKLADYVVTEAGFGADLGAEKFFDIKCRKAGLKPAAAVIVATVRAMKMNGGVKKEDLGKENIEAVKKGCANLGRHIENIRQFGVPAVVAINHFYSDTDAEIQAMKDYVASMGEEAILCKHWAKGSAGIEELANKVVALAESGASQFAPLYPDAMPLFEKINTIVQRIYRGSEAIADKSVRDQLHAWEQAGYGHLPVCMAKTQYSFSTDPNLRGAPTGHTVPVREVRLSAGAGFVVIICGEVMTMPGLPKAPSSEKIFLNEMGQIEGLF
- a CDS encoding cysteine hydrolase family protein — translated: MSAPANTTPRRALIVVDVQNDYDGGNLAIQHPPFRDSVVNVARAMDAAAAAGIKVVVIKQMAPETSPIFAKGSHGGELHPEIARRGRDHYVEKMLPSAFTGTDLEAWLRANAIDTLTVVGYMTHNCDLSTIIHAVHMGFAVEFLSDATGSVPYANSAGYASAKEIHRVVTVILQSRFAAVLKTAEWVECLKTGALPERDTIYASNQRALARNAA
- a CDS encoding helix-turn-helix domain-containing protein, producing MTAPIIAVLAFDGISPFHLSVPCLVFGADRTRLGLPRFDFRVCGVEQGMIQTDAGLSILVPHGLSALDDADIIIIPSWKDLGAPLARPLNEALDRAHRRGALIVGLCLGTFAIAAAGLLSGRKATTHWAYTDQLHALHPDISIDADVLYVDDGDIVTSAGVAAGLDCCLHIVRARFGAEVALRLARHIVLSPHRQGGQAQFIERPVAKSADADRFTQALDAVRATLGETHSLDSVADAAGLTRRTFTRRFQKSIGTSFGDWLTSQRIALAQRLLEATEKSMDIVAFEAGFGSATSLRQHFAARLRTSPAQYRRQFSRRTDQGKRMAHA
- a CDS encoding sugar O-acetyltransferase, encoding MAGNERAKMAAGEWYTCLDDELEALRVTARDAVFEHNSLPPRQRENLGPGLKALLGGVGEGARIEAPFHCAYGFNIVLGDGAFLNASCTILDTASVRIGKGTLLGPNVQIYCAEHHKEAAGRQAGLEIARPVEIGPHAWIGGSAIILGGVSIGEGAIVGAGAVVTRDVPANMTVVGNPARAVKRG
- a CDS encoding DUF4126 domain-containing protein, which translates into the protein MLYLLALLIGVIAGLRAMTAPAAVAWGAYLGWLPVADSWASFMSHWAAVGIFTILAIVELVTDQLPSTPSRKVPQQFGARIIMGAFTGAVIGATGGSTIVCLISGAIGAVIGTLGGAEARGRLAAAFGKDPPAAFIEDAVAIIGGLLIVAAVA
- a CDS encoding FAD-containing oxidoreductase encodes the protein MTAKTFDAIIIGAGQAGTPLAGRLNAAGMSVALIERKLVGGTCVNTGCIPTKTMVASAYAAHLARRAADYGVTLSGPVGVDYKAIKARKDKVSGASRTGLESWIAGMDKCTLYRGHARFESANTVRVGDELLTAEKIFLNTGGRASVPDLPGIHDIDYLTNSSMMDLDVLPRHLIVVGGSYISLEFAQMFRRFGSEVTVIEKSPRLTGREDEDVSATILSILENEGIAVHVGADDIGFAKQGGDIAVTFSAGKPPAVGSHVLLALGRTLNTDDLGLDRAGVAVDKRGAIIVDDQLRTNVPGIWAMGDCNGKGAFTHTSYNDYEIVAANLLDNDPRKVSDRIEAYALYIDPPLGRCGMTEAVVKKSGRKALVGQRPMTRVGRAVEKGETQGFMKILVDADTRQILGCSVLGPGGDEAVHCVLDLMYAKAPVDTLARATHIHPTVSELLPTIAQELKPLV